From a region of the Desulfuromonas sp. KJ2020 genome:
- a CDS encoding acyl-CoA carboxylase subunit beta, whose amino-acid sequence MSKKAIKPSLKNPFDPPEKVEFTIPGEIAGVAGGYEEAMKEGHDLIQRPIKSVSVAQIEKQHFKKRMTVWERIRVLTDKDPNILFQNWGKNLDGASLVTGILNIKGRDVALYGHDFTVRAGSMDATNGQKLARLFQMAGEKGIPLIGMNDSAGAYVPAGVGGLDGYAEAFTALRKISGVVPSIMCMFGFNAGGGSYLPRQGSFVIQPNDTFFGLTGPGVVKSVLGEDITPEELGGPQVHGKSGVADLTVEDEVSALRTAISLLSYLPDNNSVMAPFQETSDPLDRKTWEINTLLKKTFNSPTGFNTPFDVSLMIQQICDHGDYFEMQPDRARNVITAFGRLGGNVVGFVANNSAVDSGQIDCDAAYKIARFNRFCNIYNIPLIFMEDTTGFLPGREQESRGIVQAGRAMLDSIVDIRTPRILLIIRNAFGGAYASYNNYPTGADLVLALPTTRLAVMGPAGKEFVYKDELRKLRGSIPERVKRGIQERLDAGLRDDVAKKDAEKEAADWLKAAEAELNLRYEKELMNPKEALSLGSISSIVMPTDLRKVLGENLNFFLRHYKPGPMQSVQREFY is encoded by the coding sequence ATGTCGAAAAAAGCGATTAAACCTTCACTGAAGAATCCATTTGATCCACCGGAAAAAGTCGAATTCACTATTCCCGGCGAAATCGCCGGCGTCGCTGGTGGCTATGAAGAGGCCATGAAAGAGGGACATGACCTCATTCAGCGGCCCATCAAATCGGTCAGCGTGGCCCAGATTGAAAAACAGCACTTCAAAAAGCGCATGACGGTCTGGGAGCGCATTCGCGTGCTCACCGACAAAGATCCCAACATCCTCTTCCAGAACTGGGGCAAGAATCTCGACGGGGCTTCGCTGGTCACCGGCATCCTCAACATCAAGGGGCGCGACGTCGCTCTTTACGGCCACGACTTCACCGTGCGCGCCGGTTCCATGGACGCCACCAATGGCCAGAAACTGGCCCGCCTCTTCCAGATGGCCGGCGAGAAGGGGATTCCCCTTATCGGCATGAACGACAGTGCCGGCGCCTACGTCCCCGCCGGCGTCGGTGGCCTCGACGGCTACGCCGAAGCCTTCACCGCCCTGCGCAAGATCAGCGGTGTGGTGCCCAGCATCATGTGCATGTTCGGCTTCAATGCCGGTGGCGGCAGCTACCTGCCCCGGCAGGGCAGTTTTGTCATTCAGCCCAACGACACCTTTTTCGGTCTCACCGGTCCCGGCGTGGTCAAGTCGGTGCTGGGTGAAGACATCACCCCGGAAGAGCTGGGCGGCCCGCAGGTACACGGCAAGTCAGGCGTCGCCGACCTCACCGTCGAGGACGAAGTCTCCGCCCTGCGCACGGCCATCAGCCTGCTCAGCTACCTGCCCGACAACAACAGCGTCATGGCGCCCTTCCAGGAGACCAGCGATCCCCTCGACCGCAAGACCTGGGAGATCAACACCCTGCTGAAAAAGACCTTCAATTCGCCCACCGGCTTCAATACCCCCTTCGACGTGTCCCTCATGATCCAGCAGATCTGCGATCACGGGGATTATTTCGAGATGCAGCCGGACCGGGCCCGCAACGTCATCACCGCTTTCGGCCGCCTCGGCGGCAACGTCGTCGGCTTCGTGGCCAACAACAGCGCCGTCGACTCCGGTCAGATCGACTGCGACGCGGCCTACAAGATCGCCCGCTTCAACCGTTTCTGCAATATCTACAATATTCCGCTCATCTTCATGGAAGACACCACCGGCTTCCTCCCCGGCCGCGAGCAGGAATCCCGCGGTATCGTGCAGGCCGGCCGCGCCATGCTCGACTCCATCGTCGATATCCGCACGCCGCGCATCCTGCTCATCATCCGCAACGCCTTCGGTGGCGCCTACGCCTCCTACAACAACTACCCGACGGGGGCCGACCTGGTGCTGGCCCTGCCCACCACCCGTCTGGCGGTCATGGGGCCGGCCGGCAAGGAGTTCGTCTACAAGGATGAACTGCGCAAGCTGCGCGGATCGATTCCCGAGCGGGTCAAGAGGGGCATTCAGGAACGCCTCGATGCCGGTCTGCGCGACGATGTGGCCAAGAAGGACGCCGAAAAAGAGGCGGCCGACTGGCTCAAGGCGGCCGAGGCCGAGCTTAATCTGCGCTACGAGAAAGAGCTGATGAACCCGAAAGAGGCTCTGAGCCTCGGCTCCATCTCCAGCATCGTCATGCCGACGGATCTGCGCAAGGTGCTCGGGGAGAATCTCAACTTCTTCCTGCGCCACTACAAACCCGGCCCGATGCAGAGCGTGCAGCGCGAGTTTTATTAA